GGACAACAAGGGCGTGCTGCCGAACGACCACGAGAAGAAGTACGGCGTGCGCGGCAACTTCAACTACCAGCCGATCCCGAAGCTCGCGCTGGAGTGGACGAGCTCCTACACGAACGACGACCTGCATCAGACGCCGGCGGGCAACAACGCGCACGGGCTCACGCTGAACGCGTTCCGCCGCGACCGCAACTACTTCGGGAGCGCGAACGTCGACACCATCAGCCAGGTGCTCGACTTCAAGCTCACCACGGGCGTCGACCACCTCATCCTCGGCGGCTCGGCCACGTACACGCCGCTGCCTAACGTCACGCAGCGCGTGACGCTCGGCCTCGACCGCGCCGCCGTCGAGAATCGGCAGCTCCGGCCGTTCGGCTTCCCGGGCGTGCCGCAGGGCGTCATCAGCGATCAGATGTGGGTCGCGAAGACGCTGAACGCGGACTACGTGGGCAACTGGGAGTGGCAGGCGATGCGCGCGCTGAAGTCGACGCTGTCGTGGGGCGGCCAGAGCGCGACCGTCGACACGCGCGACGTCGAGGGATACGCCGAGAACCTGCCGCCGATTCCCGTGCCCACCGTCTCCAGCGGATCCGCGCGGCAGGGCTTCGAGACGCGGCAGAAGGTGATCAACGCCGGGTTCTTCGTGCAGGAGCTGGTCGGCCTCGCCGACAAGTTCTTCGTCACCGGCGGCGTGCGGGTCGACGGCAACAGCGCGTTCGGCAAGGACTTCGGGCTGCAGACATACCCGAAGGTGAGCGCGGCGTACGTGATCTCCGAGGAGGGCTTCTGGCCGAAGGTGTTAGGCACCATGAAGCTGCGCGCGGCGTACGGCGAGGCCGGGCGCGCGCCGGGCGCGTTCGACGCCGTGCGCACGTGGGATCCGGTCGGCTGGAACAACCAGCCCGCGCTCGACCCGCGCAACCTCGGCAACCCGAACCTCGGCCCCGAGCGCACGAAGGAGGTCGAGCTCGGGTTCGAGCAGGCGCTGCTCGACCAGCGCGTGACGCTCGACTTCACCTGGTTCGACTCGAAGACCGTCGACGCGCTGCTGCGCGTGCGCAAGCCGCCGTCGACCGGCGGGTGGGACTCGCAGCTCGAGAACGTGGGCAAGCTGCAGAAGCGCGGCATCGAGGCGGCGTTGAACGCGGTGATCACGCAGTACCGCCTCGCGACGTGGAGCGCCGGCCTGTCGCTGTCGACGAACCACAGCAAGGCGCTCGACCTCGGCGGCGCGCCGTCGTTCGCCATGGCGAGCAATCCGGGCACGGTCTCGACGCTGTCGACGAACGGCTTCGGCTACGTCGCGCAGGGCTACCCGGTTCCGGTGATCCGCGCGCGGCTCATTCGCAACCCCGACGCGATCGGCGTCCCCGCGGACACGGTGCCGAACTACTACTTCGGCCCCGCGCAGCCGACGCACATCGTCGCGGCCAACACGTCGCTGCGCACGTGGCGCGGCATCGAGATCTCGGCGCGCGGCGAGCTGCAGGGCGGCCACTGGCTCGACGAGGACGCGTCGTTCCAGGCGCTGTCGCGCGCCGTCGAGTGGCCCACCTGCCAGTCGGCATACGACAAGATCAAGGCGAACCAGCAGGCGCAGCTCACGGTGCGCGAGACGCTGTGGTGCATCCAGAAGAACGTGCGGTCGGACATGTTCATCTACCCGGCCGACTTCTTCAAGCTGCGCGACGTGTCGCTGCGCGTGCCGTTAGGCCGCATGGTGCCGGGCACCCAGGCGGCGACGCTCGTGCTCTCGGCCGGCAACTGGTTCACGTGGAAGAAGAAGGAGTTCCCGGTGTTCGATCCCGAGCAGGCGGGGAACGACGGCTTCAACGCCGGCGTGCGCTACATCTCGGAGCACATCCCCGCGCCGGCGACGTTCACGGCGCAGCTCAAGGTCGCCTTCTGACCCGCGGAGCCGATCCCATGCGAACCACGCGCCTTCTCGCCACCGCCGCGGCGCTGCTCGTCGTGGCGTGCGACTTCCACGTGACGAATCCCGGCCCCGTCCAGGACGACTTCCTCGACCTCTCCGCGGCGTACCCGGCGATCGTCAACGGAGCCGGCCGCAACCTGTCGGACGCGCTGAACTGGATCTCCTACACCGGAGCCGCCGTCGCCCGCGAGCTGAACCCCGCCGGATCGACGGGCAGCTTCGGCATCAGCGTGCAGCAGCAGAACGGGAAGCTGATGGACGACGAGGTCAACACGCACTGGGGCAACGCGCAGCAGGCACGGTGGACCGCCGAGCAGGGACTCGAGCGGCTGCGCGCCGGCCTGAAGACGGACTTCGCGAAGAGCAAGGACGCCGCGCAGCTGCTGCTGTGGGCCGCGTACTCCAACCGCCTGCTCGGCGAGAACATGTGCGACGCCGTCATCGACGGTGGGCCGAAGGAGGCGTACACGGTCTACCTCGACCGCGCCGAGGCGCAGTTCACCGAGGCGATCGCCGTCGCGACCGCGGCGTCGCAGCCGGCGATGGCCACCGCCGCCACCGCGGGACGCGCGTCGGTGCGCGCGCTGAAGGGCAACTGGTCGGGCGCGGTGGCGGACGCGGCCGGCGTGCCTAACGCCTTCGTCTACCAGATGCCGTACAACACCGTCGACGTCGACCAGTACAACCGCATCTACTGGGCGGGCGCGAACCAGCCGTATCGCGCGCACACGGTGTGGCACACGTTCTACGAGGAGTACTTCAAGGCCACGAAGGATCCGCGCGTGGCGTGGGACTCGGACCCGAAGAACCCCACCGGCGACGCCGCGGTCGGCAACCTCGGGCGCGTGCCGTGGTACTTCCAGACGAAGTTCAAGGTGCGCGAGGCGCCGATCAACCTGTCGAGCGGCTGGGAGATGCGGCTCATCGAGGCGGAAGCGAAGCTCGTCGCGAACGACGTCGCCGGCGCCGCGACGTTGATCAACGCGCACCGCGTCGCGCTCGGCCTCGCGCCGTGGCCGGCGGCGACGGCGGTCGACGCGTGGACCGCGCTGAAGCGCGAGCGCGGCATCGAGCTGTGGCTCGAGGCGCGCCGGCTCGCCGACCTGCGGCGCTGGGCCGCCGCGAACCGGCCCGGCGTCACCGACGACATGGCGGGCCGCGATCTGTGCTTCCCGATCTCGCGGAACGAGAAGGAGACGAACCCCAACCTCGCCTCCTGACGGCGACCGCTCGTACGGCGACGTGACGACGGCGACCTCTCGCGGTGCGAGAGGTCGCCGTCGTCACGTCACGGTGCGAGCGGTCGCCGTGTTCAGCGTTTCGTCCACAGCAGCACCGTACCGCACCCACCGCCTGCGTACTCCACCGGCGCCACGATGCCGCGGTACACCTCGACGGCCATGACGTCGGCGGCCGGCACGAGCTGGTCGATGTCGTTGGCGCCGTCCTGGATCGGCATGCCGTCCAGGTACACCGTGGGCGTGCAGCGTCCGCGGCCCCGGATGACGTTGCCGAACTGACCCGGCAGCACCTGCATCCCGGGCACCGTGCGGAGCAGGTCCGACGGATACAGCGGGTTGCGACGCTCGATCTGGTCCGGCGTGATGAGCGTGCCGCCGTGCATCCTCGTGCGCTCGAGCGCCTCCGTGAGTTCCCGCGTCGCGACCGACATCTTGCCGACCACGACGACGCGGTCGAGCGACTGGGCGTACTTCGGCATCGCGAACTGCACGTCCGCCACGCGCCGCGTCGAGAGCTGCGCCACGGCGCGGGTCGGTCGGCGCCCGATCGCGCGCGCCTCCATCGTCCACGTGCCCGACGGCAGGCTGTCGAGCACGAACGCGCCCGTCTCGCTCGTCGTCGCCCCCCGCCCTTCGATGCCGAGCACGATGACCCGCGCGTGGCCGATCGGGTGACCCTTGTCGTCGCGCACCGTGCCGGTCAGTCGCGACGCGGTCGCGCGCGGAGCACCGACCGACAGATCCTGCCGCGTGACCGTGCCCGGCTTCACCTCCACCATCACGTCGCCGCTCGCCACGCCGCGTCCCTCGGCGCGCACCATCAGCTCGGCGTCGGACGGCACGCCGCACAGCACGAAGCTGCCGTCCACGCGCACGGGCAGCGGCACGCGGCGCGTCACCTGCGCGATGCGCCCGCGCCCGATCTCCAGCTCGGGCCACGCGACGAACGCGCGCACGCTGTCGACCGGCGCGTCGCGATCGGCGTCGCGCACCATCCCGACGAGCGCACCGGTCGAGTCGCCCGTCGCCTCGCCGCACAGCACGCGATGCATCCGGCGGCCGCCGGGCAGCGACAGCACCACCGCGGTCGTGTCTCCCGCCGCGACGTCGACGGCGCGCGTCGGCATGTCGAGCGACAGCATCCCCACGACCGGATGGTCGAAGCCAAGCACCCAGCGCCCCGCGGACACCGTGTCGAAGCGGAACGCGCCGAGCGAGTCGGCGTAGACCGTGCGCACGCGCACCAGATCGCCCGCCGGCGCCGCCTGCACGAGCGCTCCGGCGAGCGGCGCGCGCGCGAGGCTGTCGTACACCACGCCGCGGAGCACCGCCCGCTGCTGGGCACCGGCGCGCGGCGCCGCGATGACGACGACGAGCGCGCCGAGGGCGCCGAGCGCGCGGACGTGGCGAGAGTGGAGCGGCATGACGAACGCTGCCGTGGTGCAACGGACCAGGCAAGGGCTGGTTACATTGCAGACAGCCTGCGCGGCACCCGCTCACCCCGCGCAGCGGCTCCGCCAATCACGCCGCGCCCGGCCGCGGCCAGGGACCTCGGCCGGGCGCACAGACCGAGCACACAGCATGACGCACCCCAACTCCTTCGACGCGCGCGCGCGACACTCGACGTCGGAGGGCGCCAGTACACGTACTTCCGGCTCGACCCGCTGCGGGCGCTGCCGGGCAGCACCGTCGACCGGCTCCCGTTCAGCCTGAAGGTGCTGCTGGAGAACCTGCTCCGCGGCGAGGACGGCGCGTTCGTGAAGCGCGCCGACGTCGAGGCGCTCGCCCGCTGGAACGTCGCCGCGCCGAGCGAGAAGGAGGTTGCCTATCGGCCCGCGCGCGTCCTCCTCCAGGACTTCACCGGCGTGCCGTGCGTCGTCGACCTCGCGGCCATGCGCGACGCGATCACGGCGTTAGGCGGCGACGCGCAGCGCATCAACCCGCTGCAGCCAGTCGACCTCGTGATCGACCATTCCGTCCAGGCGGACGAGTACGGGACGCCGCAGGCGTTCCTCGAGAACGTGTCGTTCGAGTTCGAGCGCAACCAGGAGCGCTATCGCTTCCTCCGCTGGGGACAGAGCGCGTTCCGCAACTTCAGCGTCGTCCCGCCGGGCACCGGGATCTGCCACCAGGTGAACCTCGAGTATCTGGCGCGCGTGGTGTTCGTCGGCGACGGGAACGTCGCGTACCCCGACTCGCTCGTCGGTACCGACTCGCACACGACGATGGTCAACGGTCTCGGCGTGTTCGGCTGGGGCGTCGGCGGCATCGAGGCCGAGGCGGCGATGCTCGGCCAGCCGCTGTCGATGCTCGTGCCCGACGTCGTCGGGTTCAAGCTCACCGGCAAGCTGCCGGCGGGCGCCACGGCCACGGATCTCGTGCTGACCGTGACCGAGATGCTGCGCAAGAAGAAGGTCGTCGGAAAGTTCGTGGAGTACTACGGCACGGGGCTCAGCGGGCTGCCGCTCGCCGACCGCGCGACGATCGCGAACATGGCGCCGGAGTACGGCGCGACCATGGGCTTCTTCCCCGTCGACGAGGAGACGCTGAAGTACCTCCGCCTCACGGGCCGCAGCGCCGAGCAGATCGCGCTCGTCGAGGCATACACGAAGGCGCAGGGCCTCTTCCGCACCGACGCGACGCCCGATCCGGTGTACAGCGACACGCTGGAGCTCGACCTCTCGACCGTCGAGCCGAGCATCGCCGGGCCGCGCCGCCCCCAGGACCGCATCCCGCTGCGGCAGTCGAAGGAGCTGTTCGCCACGCACCTCGGCGAGGTGCTCGCGAAGGCGGGATCCGCGGCGGGCAAGGCGGAGATCCACGCGGCGAAGGAGGTCAGCGCGCCGACCGAGCTCGCCGAGAGCGCGGTCGCCACGGTGACGGCGGAGCAGGAGGCGGACGGCGTCGAGGTGGAGTACAACGGGCAGACGTTCCGCCTGAGGAACGGCGCCGTCGTCATCGCTGCCATCACGAGCTGCACGAACACGTCGAACCCGAGCGTGATGCTCGGCGCCGGGCTGCTCGCGCGCAAAGCCGCCGCGAAGGGGCTGAAGGCGAAGCCGTGGGTGAAGTCCACGCTCTCGCCGGGCTCGCGCGTCGTCACCGACTACTACGAGAAGGCCGACCTCATGAAGGATCTCGAGGCGGTCGGCTTCTACCTCGCCGGCTACGGCTGCATGACGTGCATCGGCAACTCGGGCCCGCTCCCCGATCCGATCGCCGCCGCCGTCGAGAAGGGGAAGCTCGTGGTGAGCGCGGTGCTGTCGGGCAACCGCAACTTCGAGGGGCGCGTGAACCCGCACACGCGCTTCAACTATCTCGCGAGCCCCATGCTCGTCGTGGCGTACGCGCTCGCCGGGCGGATGGACATCGACCTCGAGCGCGAGCCGTTAGGCGTCGGCGCCCAGGGCCCCGTGTTCCTGCGCGACGTGTGGCCCACGCCGCAGGAGATCCAGGACACGATCCTGCAAGCCGTGAAGGGCGAGATGTTCGCGCGGCAGTACGCGAACGTATTCGAGGGCGACGAGCAGTGGCGCGCGCTCGACGTGCCGACGGGCGACACGTACGCGTGGGACCCGAACTCGACGTACGTCGCGAACCCGCCGTACTTCGAGGGGATGACGATGGCGCCGAAGGGCGTGGCGCCGATCGCCGGCGCGCGCTGCCTCGCGATGCTCGGCGACTCCATCACCACCGACCACATCTCGCCGGCCGGCAACATCAGCGCGGCGAGCCCCGCCGGGAAGTGGCTCATCGCGCACGGCGTGAAGACGCGCGAGTTCAATTCGTACGGCGCGCGTCGCGGACATCACGAGGTGATGATGCGCGGCACGTTCGCGAACATCCGCCTGCGCAACGAGCTGGTGCCCGGCACCGAGGGCGGCTGGACGACGACGGAACCCGGCGGCGACGCGGTCTCGATCTACGATGCGGCGATGCAGTACCAGCAGCAGGGGACGCCGCTCGTCATCGTCGCCGGCAAGGAGTACGGCACCGGCTCGAGCCGCGACTGGGCGGCGAAGGGCACGGTGCTGTTGGGCGTTCGCGCCGTGATCGCGGAGTCGTTCGAGCGCATCCACCGCTCCAACCTCGTCGGCATGGGCGTGCTGCCGCTCGAGTTCACGAACGGCGAGAGCCGCACGTCGCACGGTCTCACCGGCTTCGAGACGTACGAGATCGTGGGGCTCGACGACACGCTCACGCCGCGCAAGCGCCTAACGGTGAAGGCGACGGCACCCGACGGCTCGGTGAAGTCGTTCGAGGTGCTGGCGCGCATCGACACGCCGGAGGAGCTGTCGTACTTCAAGCACGGCGGGATCCTGCCGTACGTGCTGCGGTCGCTCGTGAAGAGGGCCTGATCCTCGCGACGGGGCTCCACGTACGACTTTGTGTAGGACTGAAGAAGGACTGAAGGAGGACTGAAGAAGGAGAACACCGACAGAATTGTTGGTCCCTCTTCAGTCCTCCTTCAGTCCTTCTTCAGTCCTTCAGAAACACGTACGTGGAGCCGTGAGCGGCGCGCCTAACGCAGCTCCACCGGCGGCGTGGGATCCGTGCGCCGCAGCCGCACCTCCTCCACCGCGTGGTGCGCGTCCTTGCGCAGGATCACCGTCGCCCGCTCGCGCGTGCCCACGATGTTCTGCTGCAGGTTCACGAGGTTGATCTCGCGCCAGATCCCGCGCGCCGTGTCGATCGCCTCCGGCTGCGACAGCTGCGAGTACCGGTGAAAGTACGACTCCGGGTCGCGGAACGCCGTGTCGCGGAACGTGAGGAAGCGGTTCACGTACCACCGCTCCAGTGCGTCCTCGTCGGCGTCGACGTAGATCGAGAAGTCGAAGAAGTCGGACACGACGACGCGCGGCCGCCCCACCCCGTCGCCGTCGCGCGTCGCCTCGGGCCCCTGCAGCACGTTGATCCCCTCGACGATGAGGATGTCCGGCCGGTGCACGGTCACCGTCTCGTCACGCACCACGTCGTACGTGAGGTGCGAGTACACCGGCGCCTGCACCGTCTCCTGCCCCGACTTCACGTCGGCGAGGAAGCGCAGCAGCCGCCCGACGTCGTAGCTCTCCGGGAAGCCCTTCCGCCGCATCAGCCCCCGCGCCTCGAGCTCCGCGTTCGGCAGCAGGAAGCCGTCGGTCGTCACGAGCTCCACGCGCGGATGCTCCGGCCACCGCGCGAGCAGCGCGCGCATCACGCGGGCGATCGTGCTCTTCCCCACCGCCACGCTTCCCGCCACGCCGAGGATGAACGGCGGCGACAGCGACGGCCGCATGAGGAACGTGTCGGTCACCTGCAGCAGCCGGCGCGCGGCCGTCACGTGCAGGTTCACGAGCCGCGAGAGCGGGAGGAAGATCTCCGCCACCTCGTGCACGGGCATCGGCTCGTTCACGCCGCGCAGCTT
This DNA window, taken from Gemmatirosa kalamazoonensis, encodes the following:
- a CDS encoding RagB/SusD family nutrient uptake outer membrane protein, which gives rise to MRTTRLLATAAALLVVACDFHVTNPGPVQDDFLDLSAAYPAIVNGAGRNLSDALNWISYTGAAVARELNPAGSTGSFGISVQQQNGKLMDDEVNTHWGNAQQARWTAEQGLERLRAGLKTDFAKSKDAAQLLLWAAYSNRLLGENMCDAVIDGGPKEAYTVYLDRAEAQFTEAIAVATAASQPAMATAATAGRASVRALKGNWSGAVADAAGVPNAFVYQMPYNTVDVDQYNRIYWAGANQPYRAHTVWHTFYEEYFKATKDPRVAWDSDPKNPTGDAAVGNLGRVPWYFQTKFKVREAPINLSSGWEMRLIEAEAKLVANDVAGAATLINAHRVALGLAPWPAATAVDAWTALKRERGIELWLEARRLADLRRWAAANRPGVTDDMAGRDLCFPISRNEKETNPNLAS
- a CDS encoding TonB-dependent receptor domain-containing protein yields the protein MSTSTRKEGDDARTRSHATRPSDRPPCPPWTRATATLAAALLLACGALAAVPLLAQQPGRGTVRGRVENAGTGTPIPNAQIQVASTTLGAQSGGDGTFTIAAVPAGSQTLRVRLIGYAPVDRVVTVVAGQTADVTVGLKPAAVALDEVVVTGTAGQARRREVGNAIASVKAADAPEAKTNVSDFLAARVPGASILQSAGVIGAGSSIRLRGNTSVALSNQPLIYVDGVRMRGDEYPKNVPAAGGQNLRSSHVNGSPLNDINPDDIERIEVLKGAAASTLYGTEAAAGVIQIFTKKGSAGKALWTAQTSQGFAKERPFGTDAVPYMFMDPWLRTAPRGSYALSVAGGSPALKYFSSGLVEDNKGVLPNDHEKKYGVRGNFNYQPIPKLALEWTSSYTNDDLHQTPAGNNAHGLTLNAFRRDRNYFGSANVDTISQVLDFKLTTGVDHLILGGSATYTPLPNVTQRVTLGLDRAAVENRQLRPFGFPGVPQGVISDQMWVAKTLNADYVGNWEWQAMRALKSTLSWGGQSATVDTRDVEGYAENLPPIPVPTVSSGSARQGFETRQKVINAGFFVQELVGLADKFFVTGGVRVDGNSAFGKDFGLQTYPKVSAAYVISEEGFWPKVLGTMKLRAAYGEAGRAPGAFDAVRTWDPVGWNNQPALDPRNLGNPNLGPERTKEVELGFEQALLDQRVTLDFTWFDSKTVDALLRVRKPPSTGGWDSQLENVGKLQKRGIEAALNAVITQYRLATWSAGLSLSTNHSKALDLGGAPSFAMASNPGTVSTLSTNGFGYVAQGYPVPVIRARLIRNPDAIGVPADTVPNYYFGPAQPTHIVAANTSLRTWRGIEISARGELQGGHWLDEDASFQALSRAVEWPTCQSAYDKIKANQQAQLTVRETLWCIQKNVRSDMFIYPADFFKLRDVSLRVPLGRMVPGTQAATLVLSAGNWFTWKKKEFPVFDPEQAGNDGFNAGVRYISEHIPAPATFTAQLKVAF
- the coaA gene encoding type I pantothenate kinase yields the protein MTLPVAEPLRAPTAPPFMSFTRAQWAPLRANTPLLLGEDELEKLRGVNEPMPVHEVAEIFLPLSRLVNLHVTAARRLLQVTDTFLMRPSLSPPFILGVAGSVAVGKSTIARVMRALLARWPEHPRVELVTTDGFLLPNAELEARGLMRRKGFPESYDVGRLLRFLADVKSGQETVQAPVYSHLTYDVVRDETVTVHRPDILIVEGINVLQGPEATRDGDGVGRPRVVVSDFFDFSIYVDADEDALERWYVNRFLTFRDTAFRDPESYFHRYSQLSQPEAIDTARGIWREINLVNLQQNIVGTRERATVILRKDAHHAVEEVRLRRTDPTPPVELR
- the acnA gene encoding aconitate hydratase AcnA, whose translation is MRALPGSTVDRLPFSLKVLLENLLRGEDGAFVKRADVEALARWNVAAPSEKEVAYRPARVLLQDFTGVPCVVDLAAMRDAITALGGDAQRINPLQPVDLVIDHSVQADEYGTPQAFLENVSFEFERNQERYRFLRWGQSAFRNFSVVPPGTGICHQVNLEYLARVVFVGDGNVAYPDSLVGTDSHTTMVNGLGVFGWGVGGIEAEAAMLGQPLSMLVPDVVGFKLTGKLPAGATATDLVLTVTEMLRKKKVVGKFVEYYGTGLSGLPLADRATIANMAPEYGATMGFFPVDEETLKYLRLTGRSAEQIALVEAYTKAQGLFRTDATPDPVYSDTLELDLSTVEPSIAGPRRPQDRIPLRQSKELFATHLGEVLAKAGSAAGKAEIHAAKEVSAPTELAESAVATVTAEQEADGVEVEYNGQTFRLRNGAVVIAAITSCTNTSNPSVMLGAGLLARKAAAKGLKAKPWVKSTLSPGSRVVTDYYEKADLMKDLEAVGFYLAGYGCMTCIGNSGPLPDPIAAAVEKGKLVVSAVLSGNRNFEGRVNPHTRFNYLASPMLVVAYALAGRMDIDLEREPLGVGAQGPVFLRDVWPTPQEIQDTILQAVKGEMFARQYANVFEGDEQWRALDVPTGDTYAWDPNSTYVANPPYFEGMTMAPKGVAPIAGARCLAMLGDSITTDHISPAGNISAASPAGKWLIAHGVKTREFNSYGARRGHHEVMMRGTFANIRLRNELVPGTEGGWTTTEPGGDAVSIYDAAMQYQQQGTPLVIVAGKEYGTGSSRDWAAKGTVLLGVRAVIAESFERIHRSNLVGMGVLPLEFTNGESRTSHGLTGFETYEIVGLDDTLTPRKRLTVKATAPDGSVKSFEVLARIDTPEELSYFKHGGILPYVLRSLVKRA
- a CDS encoding carboxypeptidase regulatory-like domain-containing protein; this translates as MPLHSRHVRALGALGALVVVIAAPRAGAQQRAVLRGVVYDSLARAPLAGALVQAAPAGDLVRVRTVYADSLGAFRFDTVSAGRWVLGFDHPVVGMLSLDMPTRAVDVAAGDTTAVVLSLPGGRRMHRVLCGEATGDSTGALVGMVRDADRDAPVDSVRAFVAWPELEIGRGRIAQVTRRVPLPVRVDGSFVLCGVPSDAELMVRAEGRGVASGDVMVEVKPGTVTRQDLSVGAPRATASRLTGTVRDDKGHPIGHARVIVLGIEGRGATTSETGAFVLDSLPSGTWTMEARAIGRRPTRAVAQLSTRRVADVQFAMPKYAQSLDRVVVVGKMSVATRELTEALERTRMHGGTLITPDQIERRNPLYPSDLLRTVPGMQVLPGQFGNVIRGRGRCTPTVYLDGMPIQDGANDIDQLVPAADVMAVEVYRGIVAPVEYAGGGCGTVLLWTKR